The bacterium genome includes a region encoding these proteins:
- a CDS encoding glycoside hydrolase family 127 protein codes for REHQTPEAEYDGSYWQDDMPLCEQRTIKGHAVRACYLLSGATDVAAVTNDAAMLQMIQRVWHNTIERNQYITGGIGPSSHNEGFTEDYDLPNLTAYQETCATIALAQWNHRLALLYGDSRYADVVERCLYNGMLSGVSQDGKNFFYVNRLESDGNQHRSPWFGCACCPPNVARTIASLGGYVCAQDDHSLWVNLYLQGRIQVTLPQGRLSIQVLSHYPWDGRVRIKPSPEKSFAFALRLRKPGWCDEATVQVNGEAVTPRMDKGYFVLDRTWQPGDEVELNLDMPVRRMIAHPRVQADAGHTALQRGPLVYCLEACDHAAELSSIFLPGTCQLTAEWDPSLFHGMAVLKGKGFSADSLSWKAKLYQPMPALRQVEVKAVPYFVWDNRAAGSMMVWLPQAMPPTAAGGPERSAGVTASYIGSRSRPQAVKDGIEPKRSSDHTGPLCHFWPHKGGEEWVCYRWPQPVAIAGCQVYWFDDSGRGECRLPAQWRIEYLQGATWKTVAADDSSVFLDGWNTVTFSPITTTELRLLVKLQDQWSAGVHEWRIIEPE; via the coding sequence GCGCCACCGATGTGGCTGCGGTCACGAATGACGCCGCCATGCTTCAAATGATTCAACGCGTATGGCACAACACCATCGAGCGCAACCAGTACATCACCGGCGGCATCGGACCCTCCAGTCATAATGAGGGATTTACCGAAGATTACGATCTGCCCAACTTGACCGCCTATCAGGAAACCTGCGCCACCATCGCGCTGGCGCAATGGAACCACCGGCTGGCGCTGCTGTACGGCGACAGCCGCTATGCCGATGTCGTTGAACGCTGTCTTTATAACGGCATGCTTAGCGGTGTTTCTCAGGACGGTAAAAACTTTTTTTACGTCAACCGGCTGGAAAGCGACGGCAACCAACACCGTTCCCCCTGGTTCGGCTGCGCCTGCTGTCCGCCGAATGTGGCGCGCACCATAGCCTCTCTGGGCGGCTATGTGTGCGCGCAGGATGATCATTCGCTATGGGTGAACCTGTACCTGCAAGGGCGGATCCAGGTGACTCTGCCTCAGGGCCGGCTGTCGATTCAGGTCTTGAGCCATTATCCGTGGGACGGCCGTGTGCGAATCAAACCCTCCCCGGAAAAGTCGTTTGCCTTTGCGCTTCGCTTGCGCAAGCCCGGCTGGTGCGATGAGGCGACGGTCCAGGTCAACGGCGAGGCGGTGACTCCGCGTATGGACAAAGGCTACTTTGTGCTCGATCGGACGTGGCAGCCTGGTGATGAGGTGGAGTTGAACCTGGACATGCCGGTGCGCCGCATGATCGCGCATCCGCGAGTCCAAGCGGATGCCGGACACACGGCGCTCCAGCGGGGCCCCCTGGTCTATTGTCTGGAAGCCTGTGATCACGCAGCAGAGCTCTCTTCGATTTTTCTGCCCGGGACCTGTCAGCTGACCGCCGAATGGGATCCCTCTCTGTTCCATGGGATGGCCGTGCTGAAAGGCAAAGGTTTCTCAGCCGACAGCCTGTCATGGAAGGCCAAGCTCTATCAACCCATGCCGGCCCTGCGGCAAGTGGAGGTGAAAGCGGTTCCTTATTTTGTCTGGGATAACCGTGCTGCGGGCTCCATGATGGTATGGCTGCCGCAGGCCATGCCGCCCACGGCCGCCGGCGGACCGGAGCGGTCCGCAGGGGTCACCGCCTCCTACATCGGCAGCCGCAGCCGGCCGCAGGCTGTTAAGGACGGCATCGAGCCGAAACGATCCTCCGATCACACGGGGCCGTTGTGCCATTTCTGGCCGCACAAGGGCGGCGAAGAATGGGTCTGCTATCGATGGCCGCAGCCGGTGGCTATCGCCGGCTGTCAGGTCTACTGGTTTGATGACAGCGGCCGCGGCGAATGTCGTCTGCCGGCCCAATGGCGGATTGAATATTTGCAGGGCGCGACTTGGAAAACCGTGGCAGCAGACGACTCCAGCGTTTTCCTCGATGGGTGGAACACCGTCACGTTCTCACCGATCACCACCACAGAGCTGCGATTGCTGGTCAAGCTGCAGGACCAGTGGTCCGCCGGGGTGCATGAATGGAGAATTATCGAGCCGGAGTAA